One part of the Haliaeetus albicilla chromosome 27, bHalAlb1.1, whole genome shotgun sequence genome encodes these proteins:
- the LOC138682259 gene encoding serine/arginine repetitive matrix protein 5-like, producing the protein MGLEEDSAEQGTPSPAAPLDASEDSKCPICLDTINDEAYMIWCKHRFCFPCVQNWARIKAECPVCRQPAQYVFRKLAGNNYEVHSVMRMRSQRLSAERRSPEGRQQRSSPSRNRGGGHTGAPERGQSRSLRQHQDRGGGHTGAPERGQSRSPRQHQDGHRGAQHTQGYNSLRSGTWQQRRARDAAQDDGRVPRPEQDVLPSSSRSQLRLRAGRDSSRQQQATRSQSQRRSPSTGGQAGWECSRAHSSQERWRSRDPNDGRAPRSERDVLPCSRRSQSRRGSPSTGGQAGWERSWAHRSRQRWRSRDPDDEGRAPRSEWDVLPSSRRSRSRHRSRSTGGQAGWECSQAHRSRGQWRSRDTDRPHVWERQQSRSPRRGQQVQTGHPGTAAHDSMTGQGQKRSRDPNNGRAPRSEQDVPVFSGRSQRRPRAGRDSSRQRRATRSRSRRRSRSTGGQAGWEQSRAHSSRQRWRSRFPDSDGRAPRPERDVLPSSRRSQCCPQAGWDSSRQRRATRSRSRRRSRSTGGQAGWECSRRSRSRRRTRSRARRGAW; encoded by the coding sequence ATGGGGTTGGAGGAGGACTCGGCAGAACAGGGCACCCCTTCCCCTGCCGCGCCGCTGGATGCCTCTGAGGACTCAAAGTGCCCAATCTGCCTGGACACCATCAACGACGAAGCCTACATGATCTGGTGCAAGCACcgcttctgttttccttgcGTACAGAACTGGGCCCGCATAAAAGCCGAGTGCCCAGTCTGCCGGCAGCCTGCTCAGTACGTCTTCCGCAAGCTGGCAGGTAACAACTATGAGGTGCATAGCGTCATGAGAATGAGATCTCAACGCCTCTCTGCGGAAAGGAGATCTCCAGAGGGCCGCCAGCAGcgcagctctcccagcagaaaCCGTGGTGGTGGCCACACCGGGGCCCCAGAGAGGGGCCAAAGCAGGTCCCTGAGGCAGCACCAGGACCGTGGTGGTGGCCACACCGGGGCCCCAGAGAGGGGCCAAAGCAGGTCCCCGAGGCAGCACCAGGATGGCCACAGAGGGGCTCAGCACACCCAGGGCTACAACTCCTTGAGAAGCGggacgtggcagcagagaagggCTCGGGACGCTGCTCAGGATGATGGCCGAGTTCCAAGGCCAGAACAGGACGTCCTGCCCTCCTCAAGCAGGAGCCAGCTCCGCCTGCGGGCAGGCCGGGATTCCTCCAGGCAACAGCAGGCAACAAGGAGCCAATCCCAGCGCAGGTCCCCCAGCACTGGGggccaagctgggtgggagtgcTCACGGGCCCACAGCAGCCAAGAGCGGTGGCGGAGCAGGGATCCCAACGATGGCCGAGCTCCAAGGTCCGAACGGGACGTCCTGCCCTGCTCAAGGAGGAGCCAGTCCCGGCGCgggtcccccagcaccgggggccaagctgggtgggagcgCTCCTGGGCCCACCGCAGCAGACAGCGATGGCGGAGCAGGGATCCCGACGATGAGGGCCGAGCTCCAAGGTCCGAATGGGATGTCCTGCCCTCTTCAAGGAGGAGCCGATCCCGGCACAGGTCCCGCAGCACCGGGggccaagctgggtgggagtgcTCACAGGCTCACCGCAGCCGAGGGCAGTGGCGGAGCAGGGACACGGACCGTCCCCATGTCTGGGAGAGGCAACAGAGCAGGTCCCCCAGGCGAGGCCAGCAAGTCCAGACGGGGCACCCAGGCACTGCGGCCCATGACTCCATGACAGGGCAGGGGCAGAAGAGGAGTAGGGACCCCAATAATGGCCGAGCTCCAAGGTCCGAACAGGACGTCCCGGTCTTCTCCGGGAGGAGCCAGCGCCGCCCGCGGGCAGGCCGGGATTCCTCCAGGCAACGGCGCGCCACAAGGAGCCGATCCCGGCGCAGGTCCCGCAGCACCGGGggccaagctgggtgggagcagTCACGGGCCCACAGCAGCCGACAGCGATGGCGGAGCAGGTTTCCCGACAGTGACGGCCGAGCTCCGAGGCCCGAACGGGACGTCCTGCCCTCCTCAAGGAGGAGCCAGTGCTGCCCGCAGGCAGGCTGGGATTCCTCCAGGCAACGGCGCGCCACAAGGAGCCGATCCCGGCGCAGGTCCCGCAGCACCGGGggccaagctgggtgggagtgcTCAAGGAGGAGCCGAT